From a single Gimesia fumaroli genomic region:
- a CDS encoding S41 family peptidase has translation MAGPVTKSVLLRKRSGVSLGALLLALLLTTGVKPAVAEDLSKKYPASPDFSKQPRSYSTATEKEDVWSLSSFDFKLADSFEVKLGAAQVVLGRHDKNVLWAAVFPDEPGEIVTASAGKGEHVTSVWLRFHPARVGELFPANTVVKQGNAALVKQANGLASHKMRSSWHKNGRPMVPLLESIIIDLETKEGSRRFYVIDTKQQTVKYVDAFRNRVLPVVIPFKPGAGAAIFDKVWNAFDREYAMFVIKPDVKWQKLHDQYRPRAVAANTNCELADILNEMLAHLKDLHVYVLVDGKYVKGFNRERFFNASPVAAPHLIGQLNQIRGMRWGRTKDGIGYIAVDSLSNVALPDEFETALKQMHGTRGLVLDLRANGGGAEPLAMEMAGYFLDQPRLYAMHQYRSGPEHSDLGPKQKRTFTPNENWYYRGPVVVLQGEKTMSSAEAFVLMLAECPNVTTLGDRTAGSSGNPRKIDAGAGIIVNLPRWIPLDVNGKSFDTVGVPPDIKVQAAPNEFTRTEDPVLTAALKRLRKQVQDQSEGSKESLIPRK, from the coding sequence ATGGCAGGACCTGTTACAAAAAGTGTGTTGTTACGAAAACGAAGTGGTGTTTCGTTAGGAGCCCTGTTGTTGGCATTGTTGCTGACAACTGGGGTAAAACCAGCGGTTGCAGAAGATCTAAGTAAGAAATATCCAGCCAGTCCGGATTTTTCAAAGCAGCCTCGTAGCTATAGTACGGCAACTGAGAAAGAGGACGTTTGGAGTCTTTCGTCTTTTGATTTCAAATTAGCGGACAGTTTCGAAGTCAAACTTGGAGCCGCGCAGGTTGTCTTGGGACGTCATGATAAGAATGTCCTGTGGGCCGCTGTTTTTCCCGATGAGCCCGGGGAAATTGTGACAGCCAGCGCAGGCAAAGGAGAACACGTAACTAGCGTCTGGTTACGTTTTCATCCGGCACGTGTGGGAGAATTGTTTCCCGCGAACACAGTTGTCAAGCAGGGAAACGCTGCACTGGTCAAACAGGCAAATGGATTAGCCTCTCACAAAATGAGATCAAGCTGGCACAAGAACGGTAGACCGATGGTTCCGCTCCTTGAATCCATCATTATTGATCTGGAGACGAAAGAAGGATCGCGGCGTTTCTATGTAATCGATACCAAACAGCAGACGGTGAAGTATGTGGATGCATTCCGTAATCGGGTGCTTCCTGTTGTTATCCCGTTTAAGCCAGGTGCAGGAGCTGCCATTTTCGACAAAGTCTGGAATGCTTTCGATCGCGAGTACGCGATGTTTGTGATCAAGCCGGACGTCAAATGGCAGAAGCTGCACGATCAGTATCGTCCCCGGGCTGTCGCAGCAAATACGAACTGTGAGCTGGCAGACATTCTCAATGAGATGCTGGCGCATTTGAAAGATCTGCATGTCTACGTTCTGGTTGATGGTAAATATGTCAAAGGTTTCAATCGCGAGCGATTCTTTAATGCCAGCCCTGTCGCAGCGCCGCATCTGATCGGCCAGCTCAATCAAATAAGGGGAATGAGATGGGGGCGGACGAAAGACGGTATTGGCTATATCGCTGTAGACAGTTTATCAAACGTTGCTTTGCCCGATGAGTTTGAAACGGCTCTGAAGCAAATGCATGGAACCCGCGGTCTGGTTCTGGATCTCCGTGCGAATGGAGGTGGCGCCGAACCGTTGGCGATGGAAATGGCAGGCTACTTTTTAGATCAGCCGCGACTGTATGCGATGCATCAGTATCGGAGTGGTCCTGAGCACAGCGACCTGGGGCCCAAACAGAAACGAACTTTTACTCCCAATGAGAATTGGTATTACCGGGGGCCAGTGGTTGTGCTTCAGGGAGAGAAAACAATGAGTTCTGCCGAAGCGTTTGTCCTGATGCTGGCAGAATGCCCCAACGTGACCACGCTGGGTGATCGGACCGCCGGCTCCAGTGGGAATCCGCGCAAGATCGATGCTGGTGCGGGGATTATTGTGAATCTGCCCCGCTGGATTCCCCTGGATGTCAACGGAAAATCCTTTGATACCGTGGGCGTTCCACCCGATATCAAAGTGCAGGCGGCCCCCAATGAATTTACAAGAACCGAAGACCCCGTGCTGACTGCTGCTTTAAAACGGCTGCGAAAACAAGTTCAAGATCAATCAGAAGGTTCCAAAGAATCGCTGATTCCTCGTAAATAA
- a CDS encoding Gfo/Idh/MocA family protein has protein sequence MDQSPINRRDFLKTSGTTAAAASTIAGLATAPALGAGNSNETIRIGFIGPGGRGFGAHVKKLVQLKKDGMNIELVAVSDVYSEHRDRTANYIKKELGNDVAKYVDYRDMLEKEKLDAVAIGTPDHWHAKQTIDAMNAGLNVYCEKPMTKKVEEALAVVETWKKTGKIMQVGVQSTSLPVWDDVRARLQDGQLGKVLQFQTEYFRNSSMGQWRYYALKKEMNPKNIDWNLWLGTKEGLAEYQPFDRAVYAQWRRFWPFGSGMFTDLFVHRTTAMLKATGLRYPGRVVGAGGLYLEYDGRDVPDVATVAADFNEGVQGLINATMCNQETRIKQIIRGHNGSFVFGNGEGFDGYDFIPERPQVTRDSSLKQQRIDVAQIKDTTYAHFKNWVEAMQANDQSKCNNPPDLGAAAIAVVNMGSNSYRNGKVYQFDTDTQEITDGDGSWSKKWEAMSKARQKPKHIPGWKAGDKGSLLEEPAYMSLAGPWIDGKPPKNDPNSNAG, from the coding sequence ATGGATCAAAGCCCCATCAATCGAAGAGATTTCCTGAAAACATCAGGAACGACAGCCGCTGCTGCCAGCACGATCGCCGGTCTGGCAACCGCACCTGCTTTGGGAGCCGGAAATAGCAACGAAACCATTCGCATTGGATTTATTGGGCCGGGTGGACGCGGCTTTGGTGCTCACGTCAAAAAATTGGTTCAGTTGAAGAAAGATGGGATGAATATCGAACTGGTCGCCGTATCAGACGTTTATTCAGAACACCGTGACCGAACCGCCAACTACATCAAAAAAGAGCTGGGCAACGATGTCGCCAAATATGTCGACTACCGTGATATGCTCGAAAAAGAAAAACTGGATGCTGTCGCCATCGGTACTCCCGACCACTGGCACGCCAAACAAACCATTGACGCCATGAACGCTGGCCTGAACGTCTATTGTGAAAAACCAATGACGAAAAAAGTCGAAGAAGCGCTGGCCGTCGTCGAAACCTGGAAAAAAACCGGCAAGATCATGCAGGTTGGCGTCCAGTCTACCAGTCTGCCTGTCTGGGACGATGTCCGGGCACGACTGCAGGATGGACAACTGGGGAAAGTCCTTCAATTCCAGACCGAATACTTCCGCAACTCGTCAATGGGACAGTGGCGGTATTATGCTCTGAAAAAAGAGATGAATCCTAAAAACATCGACTGGAACCTCTGGCTGGGTACCAAAGAAGGCCTGGCAGAATATCAGCCGTTCGACCGCGCTGTTTATGCCCAGTGGCGTCGTTTCTGGCCATTCGGCTCCGGTATGTTTACTGACCTGTTCGTTCACAGAACCACCGCCATGTTAAAAGCAACCGGACTGCGTTATCCCGGTCGTGTTGTTGGTGCAGGGGGGCTCTATCTGGAATATGATGGCCGTGATGTTCCCGATGTCGCCACAGTTGCTGCCGACTTCAACGAAGGCGTGCAAGGGTTGATCAACGCCACCATGTGTAACCAGGAAACCCGTATCAAGCAGATCATTCGCGGGCACAATGGTTCGTTTGTCTTCGGTAACGGTGAAGGCTTCGACGGATACGACTTTATCCCCGAACGCCCTCAAGTAACGCGTGACAGTTCTTTGAAACAACAGCGAATTGATGTCGCTCAAATCAAAGACACAACCTACGCTCACTTCAAAAACTGGGTCGAAGCAATGCAGGCCAACGATCAGAGCAAGTGTAACAACCCGCCTGATCTCGGTGCTGCTGCCATCGCCGTTGTGAATATGGGTTCCAACAGCTATCGCAATGGTAAAGTTTACCAATTCGATACAGATACGCAGGAAATCACCGATGGTGATGGAAGTTGGTCCAAGAAATGGGAAGCCATGTCCAAGGCACGGCAGAAACCCAAGCACATCCCCGGCTGGAAAGCAGGCGACAAAGGCAGTCTTCTGGAAGAACCCGCCTACATGTCTCTGGCTGGTCCCTGGATCGACGGAAAACCTCCTAAGAACGATCCAAATTCCAACGCCGGTTAA
- a CDS encoding PVC-type heme-binding CxxCH protein: MRFHYQRRFFVSLLSTTLLCGLPFQFAAAETPIQNTQDPKDIATSPQQTIKNMTVPEGFTVTLFASEPNVHQPIGFEIDDRGRVWVAECFTYERGTYDDKFEDRIIILEDTNGDGAMDRRKVFWQGSGPLTSVTVGSNGVWALCRGELRYFEDKNHDDVPDGKPQVLLEGWNYKTVRHNIVSGLTWGPDGWLYGRHGITDTSLVGTPETDPSQRTLIHCGVWRYHPVRKTIEEVSSGTTNPWGFDYDEYGQMFFTNNVNGHLWHMIPGSHYIRMNGHGSDPNPYVYELMTKCADHDHWDSSSGKWTDSRDTTGIHGKLGGGHSHCGGMIYLGDNWPQKYRNTIFLCNTHGHRVNNDALEREGSGYVGTHRPDFLLTGSDWFRGTELKYGPDGSVYLSDWADLGECHDHDGVHRTSGRIYKISYGDVTQPKKLDLNQLSDSELVKLQLHPNDWYVRHARRILMERAGTTANWSQPKAELFHIFNTSKEVPRRLRAMWALYCTNQLNDAWLVKQLNDPSEHVRIWAIRYLVDDGKVPSEAVAQFAKLARDEQSGLVRLYLASAMQSLAPEDCWEIAAALDQNHQDTEDRNFTLMLWYGIEPSVMAESDAALQFLSHSTRPLVRQLVARRLTEDIDQHPEYVKQLVQQVIDAKDSTVQEDLLTGIQAALQGRLKAQAPKNWQALKQQTEKADSKELKTLVTELSVVFGDGQTMDALKQIVVDSDQSMKSRYQALESLLNSSQDKGLLPVIQKSVYTTELQPLAFRGLSRFYDPKTIQRMLGRYRSIKQEGRQVLMDTLCSRKEYVLLLLTAIDKKQVPQGEVSAFHVRQLRNFQDKEVVDKLNQVWGLARETPEKKRAQIEGYKELLTAERLQKADRVQGRALYEKTCAKCHRLFGNGGTIGPDLTGANRTNMDYLLENMVDPSALIPKGYEMVVVALEDGRILNGTIVRQTDQQLTLQTQNEQLVLDRRQIEEMNQSKLSLMPEGQLDQLTKQQLADLIAYIAGNTQVKPPVAAATSP; this comes from the coding sequence ATGCGCTTCCATTATCAACGCCGGTTCTTCGTCTCTTTGCTGTCGACCACACTACTTTGCGGTTTGCCGTTTCAATTTGCTGCTGCTGAAACACCGATTCAGAATACGCAAGACCCCAAAGATATCGCGACTTCGCCGCAACAGACGATTAAGAATATGACGGTGCCGGAAGGCTTCACGGTAACGCTGTTTGCCAGTGAGCCCAATGTGCATCAGCCGATCGGATTTGAAATTGATGATCGGGGTCGTGTCTGGGTTGCCGAATGTTTTACCTATGAACGTGGTACTTACGATGACAAATTTGAAGACCGGATTATCATTCTGGAAGATACCAACGGCGATGGCGCTATGGATCGGCGGAAAGTTTTCTGGCAGGGGTCGGGACCTTTAACCAGCGTGACTGTTGGTTCCAATGGTGTCTGGGCATTGTGCCGTGGCGAATTACGCTACTTTGAGGATAAAAATCACGATGATGTTCCCGATGGGAAACCACAGGTCCTACTTGAAGGCTGGAACTATAAGACGGTCCGACACAATATTGTCAGCGGCCTGACCTGGGGACCCGATGGCTGGCTGTATGGTCGACATGGAATTACTGACACTTCTCTGGTGGGAACACCCGAGACCGATCCTTCGCAGCGCACATTGATTCATTGTGGTGTCTGGCGTTATCATCCCGTTCGTAAAACGATCGAAGAAGTCAGTTCCGGAACCACGAATCCCTGGGGCTTTGATTACGATGAATACGGTCAGATGTTTTTCACGAACAATGTGAATGGGCATTTATGGCACATGATTCCCGGTTCGCATTATATTCGAATGAATGGTCATGGCAGCGATCCGAATCCTTATGTTTATGAATTGATGACCAAGTGTGCCGACCACGACCACTGGGATAGTTCATCAGGCAAATGGACTGATTCACGGGATACAACTGGAATTCACGGGAAACTGGGTGGCGGACACAGTCACTGTGGCGGCATGATTTATCTCGGCGATAACTGGCCGCAGAAATATCGCAATACCATTTTTCTGTGTAACACGCACGGACATCGTGTGAATAACGATGCTCTGGAACGTGAAGGTTCGGGATATGTGGGCACGCACAGACCTGATTTTCTGCTGACCGGGTCAGACTGGTTTCGAGGAACCGAACTGAAATATGGACCCGATGGCAGTGTTTATCTTTCTGACTGGGCCGACCTCGGTGAGTGCCACGATCATGATGGCGTGCATCGAACCAGCGGGCGCATTTACAAAATTTCGTATGGCGATGTGACACAGCCGAAAAAGCTGGATCTGAATCAGCTTTCTGACAGCGAACTTGTCAAGCTGCAACTACATCCTAATGACTGGTATGTCCGCCACGCCCGTCGCATTCTGATGGAGCGGGCAGGAACCACAGCGAACTGGAGTCAGCCTAAAGCGGAGTTGTTTCATATCTTCAATACTTCAAAAGAGGTACCCCGTCGACTGCGTGCCATGTGGGCTCTGTATTGTACGAATCAATTAAACGATGCGTGGCTGGTAAAACAATTGAATGATCCGAGTGAGCACGTTCGGATCTGGGCGATCCGGTATCTGGTAGATGATGGGAAGGTTCCCTCGGAAGCGGTAGCTCAGTTTGCTAAGTTAGCCCGCGATGAGCAATCAGGCCTGGTTCGGCTTTATCTGGCATCAGCGATGCAGTCGCTTGCTCCAGAGGATTGCTGGGAGATCGCTGCGGCACTTGATCAAAATCATCAGGATACGGAAGATCGCAATTTTACATTGATGCTCTGGTATGGAATTGAACCCTCGGTGATGGCAGAGAGTGATGCTGCGTTGCAGTTTTTGAGTCACTCCACACGACCACTGGTGCGACAGCTGGTGGCCAGGCGATTGACTGAAGACATTGATCAACATCCAGAGTATGTGAAACAACTGGTTCAACAGGTGATTGATGCAAAGGACTCAACGGTTCAAGAAGATCTGTTAACGGGAATCCAGGCCGCACTACAAGGGCGACTGAAAGCACAGGCACCGAAAAACTGGCAGGCATTAAAACAACAGACCGAGAAAGCAGATTCAAAAGAACTGAAGACCCTGGTGACAGAACTGTCCGTCGTATTTGGTGATGGGCAGACGATGGATGCACTCAAGCAGATCGTAGTCGATTCGGATCAGTCGATGAAAAGCCGTTATCAGGCACTGGAATCATTATTGAACAGTTCCCAGGACAAAGGATTACTGCCTGTGATACAGAAATCGGTGTATACCACCGAACTGCAGCCTCTGGCGTTTCGGGGATTGTCGCGGTTTTATGATCCCAAGACGATTCAACGCATGCTGGGCCGGTATCGCAGTATCAAGCAGGAGGGACGCCAGGTTTTGATGGACACGCTTTGCAGTCGCAAGGAATATGTACTGCTACTGCTGACAGCCATCGATAAGAAGCAGGTGCCCCAAGGTGAAGTCTCTGCATTTCATGTGCGGCAGTTGCGTAATTTTCAGGACAAGGAAGTGGTCGATAAACTGAATCAGGTTTGGGGCCTTGCGCGGGAAACTCCCGAAAAGAAACGGGCACAGATTGAAGGTTATAAAGAATTATTGACGGCAGAACGCCTGCAAAAAGCAGACCGAGTGCAAGGTCGGGCGCTCTACGAAAAAACGTGTGCGAAATGCCATCGCCTGTTTGGGAACGGCGGTACGATTGGACCGGATCTGACCGGCGCCAATCGGACCAATATGGATTATCTGCTGGAAAATATGGTAGACCCCTCTGCCCTGATTCCGAAAGGATATGAGATGGTGGTGGTTGCGCTGGAAGATGGTCGCATTTTGAATGGGACGATTGTCAGACAAACCGATCAACAGCTGACGCTGCAGACACAGAATGAGCAACTTGTTCTGGATCGGCGTCAGATTGAAGAAATGAATCAGTCCAAATTATCTCTGATGCCGGAAGGGCAACTTGATCAACTAACAAAGCAGCAGTTGGCGGATTTGATTGCTTACATTGCTGGAAATACGCAGGTGAAACCGCCCGTGGCAGCAGCCACGAGCCCATAA
- a CDS encoding bifunctional riboflavin kinase/FAD synthetase, with amino-acid sequence MFIRELEGFNACRGGIVSIGNFDGVHRGHQLMIQTLVHQARCEDLPAIVFTFDPHPIQLLRPEHAPPELMGIEERAAILKSLGVDCVIAYPTNRALLNLSAEEFFQQVLCDQLQAKGLVEGPNFYFGKNRAGDVKLLQTLCENAGMSFKVVEPSLCDTQMISSSEVRKAIQAGDVVLAEKMLGRPYRIKGTVVHGAERGRKLGFPTANLSQVATLLPADGVYCGFGIVGGQRYPAAVHIGANPTFHNSETKVEVHLIGFSKEIYDQTLEVELIERLRGTQTFSDAEALKTQLAIDVDSAKKQLKQWNATPD; translated from the coding sequence GTGTTTATACGTGAATTAGAAGGATTCAACGCCTGTCGGGGAGGTATTGTCTCAATCGGCAATTTTGATGGCGTGCATCGTGGGCACCAACTGATGATTCAGACATTGGTTCACCAGGCCCGGTGTGAAGATCTGCCCGCGATTGTGTTCACGTTTGATCCACATCCGATTCAACTCCTCCGCCCGGAGCACGCCCCGCCGGAATTAATGGGCATTGAAGAGCGTGCCGCCATCCTGAAGAGCCTGGGTGTTGATTGTGTGATTGCCTACCCGACTAATCGGGCGTTACTAAATTTGAGTGCCGAAGAGTTCTTTCAACAGGTTTTATGCGATCAGCTGCAGGCAAAGGGACTGGTGGAAGGTCCCAACTTTTATTTTGGCAAAAACCGCGCGGGTGATGTCAAGCTGTTGCAGACTCTGTGTGAAAATGCCGGGATGTCTTTTAAAGTGGTCGAACCGAGCTTATGTGACACGCAGATGATTTCTTCCTCGGAAGTCCGCAAAGCCATTCAAGCCGGAGACGTTGTGCTGGCGGAAAAAATGTTGGGGCGGCCTTATCGGATCAAAGGAACTGTGGTGCATGGTGCCGAGAGGGGAAGAAAGCTGGGATTCCCGACAGCCAACTTGAGTCAGGTGGCGACTCTCTTACCTGCCGATGGCGTGTATTGTGGATTTGGGATTGTAGGCGGACAGCGCTATCCAGCGGCGGTTCATATTGGTGCGAATCCGACGTTTCACAACTCGGAAACAAAGGTAGAAGTGCATTTGATCGGTTTCTCAAAAGAAATATACGATCAAACATTGGAGGTCGAGTTGATCGAACGCTTACGCGGTACCCAGACGTTTTCTGATGCCGAAGCACTCAAAACTCAGTTGGCGATTGACGTTGATTCAGCAAAAAAGCAGCTCAAGCAATGGAATGCCACCCCGGATTAA
- a CDS encoding DHH family phosphoesterase — MSSINWTPLCEIIEAHQKILLSCHVRPDADALGSELALAGFLKELGKEVRVINPSAHPKSLDFLVQDNEVRYVGDGVTTEDFEWAEVHIILDTSAWSQLPGLANFYRKTDSKKVVIDHHVSSDSLGAEEFKDITSPAAGCLVFDLGKALNCTLTPEIATLLYAAIATDTGWFRFPSTTSYTMQIISELIKAGAEPHQIYELLYEQNSLPQLKLMGRVLDKVQTDFDGQLAYTIVSCEDFSATGTTPVDTEGLVNYCLTLAGTQAAFIAVEQRSRQVKISFRSRSAWDISKIAESFGGGGHRQASGAMLNGPLSSAVTKVLAKFREMFDTIEK, encoded by the coding sequence ATGAGCAGTATTAACTGGACTCCCCTTTGTGAAATCATCGAGGCACATCAAAAGATCCTCCTTTCCTGCCATGTGCGGCCTGATGCGGATGCTCTGGGTTCTGAGTTGGCGTTAGCCGGTTTTTTGAAAGAGCTGGGTAAAGAAGTTCGCGTGATCAACCCGTCAGCGCATCCCAAAAGCCTGGACTTTCTAGTGCAGGATAACGAAGTTCGCTATGTGGGTGATGGTGTGACGACGGAGGACTTTGAATGGGCCGAAGTGCATATCATCCTTGATACGAGTGCCTGGTCGCAGTTACCCGGACTGGCAAATTTCTATCGTAAAACAGATTCGAAGAAAGTGGTGATTGATCATCACGTCAGTTCTGATTCACTGGGCGCGGAAGAATTCAAAGACATTACTTCGCCGGCAGCGGGTTGTCTCGTGTTTGATCTGGGTAAAGCCCTCAATTGTACGTTGACGCCGGAAATTGCGACTTTACTTTATGCCGCGATTGCCACTGATACTGGGTGGTTTCGTTTTCCCTCCACGACCAGTTACACGATGCAGATCATCAGTGAGTTGATTAAGGCGGGCGCAGAACCACATCAGATTTATGAGCTGTTGTACGAACAGAACAGTCTGCCACAATTAAAACTGATGGGGCGTGTACTGGATAAAGTGCAGACTGATTTCGACGGGCAGCTGGCTTATACGATCGTCAGTTGTGAAGACTTTAGTGCGACGGGAACCACGCCCGTAGATACGGAAGGACTGGTTAATTACTGTCTGACGCTGGCTGGGACTCAGGCAGCATTTATCGCCGTCGAACAGCGGAGCCGGCAGGTCAAAATCAGTTTTCGCAGTCGATCTGCATGGGATATTTCCAAAATTGCAGAATCGTTTGGTGGCGGCGGACATCGTCAGGCATCGGGGGCTATGCTCAATGGACCGCTTTCTTCAGCTGTCACGAAAGTCCTTGCCAAATTCCGTGAGATGTTTGACACGATTGAGAAATAA